In Chanodichthys erythropterus isolate Z2021 chromosome 11, ASM2448905v1, whole genome shotgun sequence, a single window of DNA contains:
- the vgf gene encoding neurosecretory protein VGF, producing MSWCQQTLNVPVIFLFMLFSLTVKPATFSPVTAASNTVSENYAASSSSAQQQSQYTQSPEEKGSLHEENEEDELFKDVDPRTLAAVLLEALNQPQKEKLSEREEGMEVERQRDLQGADRDRDGHKELELVMAAAAAQGKDEKEREEEEEKKRAEEEERLTEKVTSRTTSQTVPLKEQVAPQEGATKEEVIKEEERQEPERGELGEEEEQLSPEEVKNLETVLEELQSYSTATKRERDTFKGQRESRGEYFDYLDRNGLMNNEIKPKAKGNDLALTKKKLKWQLEQEKNKMQPLQRGGNFMDDFNNNLADPEEEDEEDQEDEEQLTPEEEETRAKAEQEEVRRQAAEAQRAKAEEEKLADIASDMLLKYIVKQDKKKYQDNNGAEDKRSDEEDTSDDDDDIDPQTIDKLIEISSKLHLPADDVVDIINDVEKKKKKDAPENLPWQRPLVPPPAPIAPSTLLRKPPPSKPPQPNTNSLKAWFKDRTSIKPSKQDIWTRQQWPFRTYPSFKFYQKPYRGYYPIYIPPAKPKSRYYSKPSFALNNVLGNSLDYDFDYSPRRKSRPWAQSRQRAQPAFQRNLYFPHPRTFKAVPMPKPRSPPRRWPSFYYPARAPVVTREDDYYSPLRQPPQDSEEELENFIERVFMKHPRMFQ from the coding sequence ATGAGCTGGTGCCAACAAACTTTAAATGTCCCCGTCATTTTCCTGTTCATGTTATTTAGTCTCACAGTCAAGCCTGCAACCTTCAGTCCAGTGACAGCAGCCAGCAACACAGTAAGTGAAAACTATGCAGCATCCTCCTCCTCTGCTCAGCAACAGAGTCAATATACTCAGTCACCAGAGGAAAAAGGCTCGCTAcatgaagaaaatgaagaagATGAGCTTTTCAAAGACGTGGACCCTAGAACCCTAGCAGCGGTCCTTCTCGAGGCCCTCAACCAACCTCAGAAGGAAAAGTTGAGTGAACGAGAAGAGGGAATGGAAGTGGAAAGGCAGAGGGATCTTCAGGGTGCCGACAGAGACAGAGATGGTCACAAAGAGCTGGAGCTGGTCATGGCAGCTGCTGCAGCGCAAGGAAAagatgagaaagaaagagaggaggaagaagagaaaaaaaggGCTGAGGAGGAAGAACGGCTGACGGAGAAAGTGACAAGCCGCACCACTAGTCAGACGGTACCATTAAAAGAGCAGGTGGCTCCACAGGAGGGGGCCACAAAAGAGGAGGTGATCAAGGAGGAGGAGAGGCAGGAGCCTGAGAGAGGGGAACTGggggaggaggaagagcagcTGAGTCCAGAGGAAGTGAAGAATCTGGAGACTGTGTTAGAGGAATTGCAGAGCTACAGCACAGCCACTAAGAGAGAGCGTGACACCTTCAAAGGCCAGAGGGAGAGCCGTGGGGAGTATTTTGATTACCTGGACCGTAATGGGCTCATGAACAACGAGATCAAGCCTAAAGCTAAAGGCAATGACCTAGCCCTGACCAAGAAGAAGCTAAAGTGGCAACTCGAACAAGAGAAGAACAAAATGCAGCCTTTACAAAGAGGAGGCAACTTCATGGATGACTTTAACAATAACCTTGCTGACCCAGAagaagaggatgaggaagatcAGGAGGACGAAGAACAGCTAACCCCTGAAGAAGAGGAAACTCGGGCCAAAGCAGAGCAAGAGGAGGTACGCAGACAGGCAGCAGAAGCACAAAGAGCCAAGGCGGAGGAGGAAAAGCTAGCAGACATTGCATCTGACATGCTCCTGAAATACATTGTGAAACAGGACAAGAAAAAGTACCAAGACAACAATGGTGCAGAAGATAAGCGCTCTGATGAGGAGGACACTAGTGATGACGATGATGACATTGACCCACAGACCATTGATAAGTTGATTGAGATCTCAAGCAAGCTGCATCTTCCTGCTGATGATGTGGTGGACATTATTAACGATGtggagaaaaagaagaaaaaagatgcTCCTGAAAATCTCCCATGGCAACGTCCTCTCGTGCCGCCTCCAGCCCCCATTGCACCTTCCACACTGTTACGTAAACCTCCTCCCTCTAAGCCTCCTCAACCGAACACAAACTCATTAAAAGCCTGGTTCAAAGACAGGACCTCAATCAAGCCCAGCAAGCAAGATATTTGGACGAGGCAGCAGTGGCCCTTTCGTACCTACCCTTCCTTCAAGTTCTATCAAAAACCCTACAGAGGGTATTACCCCATCTACATCCCGCCTGCAAAACCAAAATCCCGCTACTATTCCAAGCCCTCTTTCGCCCTCAATAATGTCCTGGGAAACTCACTGGACTATGACTTTGATTACTCCCCCAGACGGAAGTCCCGTCCCTGGGCGCAATCTCGCCAAAGAGCCCAACCAGCCTTCCAGCGGAACCTCTACTTCCCTCACCCTCGGACTTTCAAAGCCGTACCCATGCCTAAACCACGGTCACCTCCACGTCGTTGGCCGTCCTTTTATTACCCAGCCCGAGCTCCTGTAGTCACCAGGGAGGATGATTACTACAGTCCGCTGAGGCAGCCGCCACAGGACAGCGAAGAGGAGCTGGAGAACTTCATTGAGAGAGTCTTTATGAAACATCCCCGGATGTTTCAGTGA
- the ap1s1 gene encoding AP-1 complex subunit sigma-1A isoform X1 yields the protein MMRFMLLFSRQGKLRLQKWYTATAERDKKKMVRELMQVVLARKPKMCSFLEWRDLKIVYKRYASLYFCCAVEEQDNELITLEVIHRFVELLDKYFGSVCELDIIFNFEKAYFILDEFLMGGEIQDTSKKSVLKAIEQADLLQEEDESPRSVLEEMGLA from the exons ATGCGCTTTATGCTTCTGTTCAGCCGGCAGGGGAAGCTGCGACTCCAGAAATGGTACACGGCTACGGCTGAGCGCGACAAAAAAAAGATGGTCAGAGAGCTCATGCAGGTGGTGCTGGCCAGAAAACCCAAAATGTGCAGCTTCCTGGAATGGAGAGATCTAAAGATAGTCTACAAGAG GTATGCCAGTCTATATTTCTGCTGTGCGGTGGAGGAGCAGGACAATGAGCTGATTACCCTGGAGGTCATCCATCGCTTTGTGGAGCTGCTGGATAAGTACTTTGGCAGT GTTTGTGAGCTTGACATCATTTTTAACTTTGAAAAAGCTTACTTTATCCTGGACGAGTTTCTTATGGGGGGAGAAATTCAGGACACTTCCAAGAAGAGCGTGCTCAAGGCCATCGAACAGGCCGACCTTCTACAAgag GAGGATGAGTCACCCAGGAGTGTCCTAGAGGAGATGGGGCTGGCCTAG
- the ap1s1 gene encoding AP-1 complex subunit sigma-1A isoform X2 — protein sequence MMRFMLLFSRQGKLRLQKWYTATAERDKKKMVRELMQVVLARKPKMCSFLEWRDLKIVYKRYASLYFCCAVEEQDNELITLEVIHRFVELLDKYFGSVCELDIIFNFEKAYFILDEFLMGGEIQDTSKKSVLKAIEQADLLQEVCV from the exons ATGCGCTTTATGCTTCTGTTCAGCCGGCAGGGGAAGCTGCGACTCCAGAAATGGTACACGGCTACGGCTGAGCGCGACAAAAAAAAGATGGTCAGAGAGCTCATGCAGGTGGTGCTGGCCAGAAAACCCAAAATGTGCAGCTTCCTGGAATGGAGAGATCTAAAGATAGTCTACAAGAG GTATGCCAGTCTATATTTCTGCTGTGCGGTGGAGGAGCAGGACAATGAGCTGATTACCCTGGAGGTCATCCATCGCTTTGTGGAGCTGCTGGATAAGTACTTTGGCAGT GTTTGTGAGCTTGACATCATTTTTAACTTTGAAAAAGCTTACTTTATCCTGGACGAGTTTCTTATGGGGGGAGAAATTCAGGACACTTCCAAGAAGAGCGTGCTCAAGGCCATCGAACAGGCCGACCTTCTACAAgaggtgtgtgtat GA